Proteins encoded together in one Coffea arabica cultivar ET-39 chromosome 2c, Coffea Arabica ET-39 HiFi, whole genome shotgun sequence window:
- the LOC113726252 gene encoding myb-related protein 308-like, which translates to MGRSPCCEKAHTNKGAWTKEEDDRLIAYIRAHGEGCWRSLPKAAGLLRCGKSCRLRWINYLRPDLKRGNFTEEEDELIIKLHGLLGNKWSLIAGRLPGRTDNEIKNYWNTHIRRKLLSRGIDPTTHRPISGGEQPSAAAAAASAPPAAAEVRTISFSSGGGVGATDNTNNNEVVQGKMMLLSCGSTSNSTSGGSKEEEKSPVGIGGGERCPDLNLELRISPPYQSQQQQQQYSDHQGFLMTGGFGRGNMSGATGPRRTASGSSAVSLCFTCSLGIQNSKDCTCHNNSAAIGTSNLNIGGAYDFLGLKGSSVLDYRSLEMK; encoded by the exons ATGGGAAGGTCCCCTTGCTGTGAGAAAGCTCATACTAACAAAGGAGCCTGGACCAAAGAAGAAGATGATCGACTCATAGCTTATATTCGGGCGCATGGGGAAGGCTGCTGGCGATCACTGCCCAAGGCCGCCGGACTTCTTCGCTGCGGCAAGAGTTGCCGCCTTCGATGGATCAATTACTTAAGGCCTGACCTCAAGCGTGGCAACTTcacagaagaagaagatgagctCATTATTAAACTCCACGGTCTCCTTGGCAACAA GTGGTCTCTTATAGCTGGAAGATTGCCGGGGAGGACAGATAACGAGATAAAGAATTATTGGAATACCCACATCAGAAGGAAGCTTTTGAGCCGAGGTATAGATCCCACTACTCATCGCCCAATCAGCGGTGGCGAACAACCATCTGCTGCTGCTGCCGCCGCTTCTGCACCACCAGCAGCAGCAGAAGTCAGAACTATTTCCTTTAGCAGTGGCGGCGGCGTTGGTGCAACAGATAATACTAATAACAATGAAGTTGTTCAGGGGAAGATGATGCTGCTGAGCTGCGGGAGTACTAGTAATAGTACGAGCGGAGGAAGCAAAGAGGAGGAGAAAAGCCCCGTTGGAATTGGAGGTGGGGAGCGCTGTCCTGATTTGAATCTTGAGCTCAGAATCAGCCCTCCTTACCAATCCCAACAGCAACAGCAACAATATTCCGATCATCAGGGCTTTCTGATGACTGGAGGATTTGGCAGAGGGAACATGAGCGGCGCTACTGGCCCTCGTCGTACTGCCAGTGGTAGTAGTGCAGTTTCTTTGTGTTTTACATGCAGCTTGGGAATACAAAACAGCAAAGACTGCACCTGCCATAATAATAGTGCTGCTATTGGCACCAGCAACCTTAACATTGGCGGTGCCTATGACTTTCTAGGTTTAAAGGGCAGCAGTGTTTTGGACTACAGAAGCTTGGAGATGAAGTaa
- the LOC113731146 gene encoding proteasome subunit alpha type-7 — protein sequence MARYDRAITVFSPDGHLFQVEYALEAVRKGNAAVGVRGTDTIVLGVEKKSTPKLQDSRSVRKIVNLDDHIALACAGLKADARVLINRARIECQSHRLTVEDPVTVEYITRYIAGLQQKYTQSGGVRPFGLSTLIIGFDPYTGVPALYQTDPSGTFSAWKANATGRNSNSIREFLEKNYKETAGQETVKLAIRALLEVVESGGKNIEVAVMTKKDGLRQLEEAEIDAIVAEIEEEKAAAEAAKKAPQKET from the exons ATGGCTAGATACGACAGAGCCATTACTGTTTTCTCCCCCGACGGACATCTTTTTCAGGTGGAGTACGCCCTCGAGGCCGTCCGGAAAGGAAACGCCGCCGTTGGTGTCCGTGGAACCGACACTATCGTCCTTGGTGTCGAGAAGAAGTCTACTCCTAAGCTTCAAGACTCCAG ATCGGTTAGAAAGATTGTGAATTTAGATGATCATATTGCATTGGCCTGTGCTGGACTGAAAGCAGATGCTCGTGTTTTGATAAACCGGGCACGTATTGAATGTCAAAGTCATAGACTTACAGTTGAGGATCCGGTCACCGTTGAGTATATTACGCGCTACATCGCTGGACTTCAGCAGAAGTATACACAAAGTGGTGGTGTAAGACCATTTGGCCTTTCCACTTTGATAATTGGCTTTGACCCATACACAGGTGTCCCTGCGTTATATCAGACAGATCCTTCAGGAACATTTTCAGCGTGGAAAGCCAATGCAACTGGGAGAAACTCAAACTCTATCAGGGAGTTTCTGGAGAAGAATTACAAGGAAACAGCTGGCCAAGAAACTGTAAAACTAGCTATTCGTGCATTGCTTGAA GTCGTTGAGAGTGGTGGGAAGAATATAGAAGTAGCTGTGATGACGAAAAAAGATGGGCTGAGGcaacttgaagaagctgaaATTGATGCAATTGTTGCTGAAATTGAGGAGGAGAAAGCAGCTGCAGAGGCTGCCAAGAAGGCTCCTCAAAAAGAAACCTAG
- the LOC113728636 gene encoding uncharacterized protein has product MTCTYCFKVFHGGGIHRMKQHLAGVTGSVTSCPNVDPAVRLAILTCLQENDKKSKEKRGDFGVESPFGQPVHEFVGDEVQEVPPPRIREISMNEAGTSLGKGKRKTTAPTGIHAFFKGGRDSAQPTIKACLQSKDKWQNTDMAIALWFYDACIPINAVNSPFFQKAIDQIASMGHGYKAPSYHSLRVTLLRDAKKDVQLVVDSFRNTWAETGCTIMGDGWKDSRQRPLINFLVYCPKGISFIKSIDASDIVTNAENLCNLFAEIVEMVGSKNVVHLVTDNASNYKAAGTLLNERYPTICWSPCAAHCINLILKDIGEMGTVKSLVALAATVTVFVYNHKYVLNWLRKTNGWREIIRPGETRFATTFIALKSLHDHKDSLQALVTSGDYKKFLKMNKGKEVKQIVLDDRFWNNCLITVRIMGPIIRLLRVCDTDERPSLGYVYEGMFRAITGIKKLFRSSERLYKPYIDIINDRWDRMLRKNLHATAYFLNPAFQYDTATFSTHPEITNGLLDYIESKVDWCSVENLTREIGMYREREGSFGRKLAILTSKKDRPENWWKLFGCDAPNLQKLAIRVLSQTASSSGCERNWSVFERIHTKKRNRLEHQRLNDLVYVHYNLRLQYRHNQQKRSYDPVDYESIDKTEFWVVEEEQEGELDYEELEEELEELPIHGQCSNSEQLEG; this is encoded by the exons atGACATGCACTTATTGTTTTAAAGTGTTTCATGGGGGTGGCATCCACCGAATGAAGCAACACTTGGCAGGAGTAACGGGCAGTGTTACTTCATGTCCAAATGTTGATCCAGCAGTGAGGCTTGCAATATTAACATGTTTgcaagaaaatgataaaaaatctaaagaaaaaagaggagatTTTGGGGTTGAAAGTCCTTTTGGTCAACCAGTGCACGAATTTGTCGGTGATGAAGTGCAAGAGGTTCCACCTCCTCGAATAAGGGAAATTTCAATGAATGAGGCTGGTACATCATTAGgtaaaggaaagagaaaaaccaCTGCCCCTACAGGTATTCATGCTTTCTTTAAGGGTGGACGTGATAGTGCTCAACCTACTATCAAAGCTTGTTTGCAAAGTAAGGATAAATGGCAAAATACTGATATGGCCATTGCTCTTTGGTTCTATGATGCATGTATTCCCATTAATGCTGTTAAttctccattttttcaaaaagctATCGATCAAATTGCATCAATGGGTCATGGTTATAAAGCTCCATCTTATCATTCCTTGCGAGTCACTTTGTTGCGAGATGCTAAGAAAGATGTGCAGTTAGTTGTTGATTCATTTCGAAATACTTGGGCTGAAACTGGATGCACTATAATGGGTGATGGATGGAAAGATAGTAGACAAAGACCATTGattaattttctggtttattgTCCTAAGGGTATATCTTTTATCAAGTCTATAGATGCATCGGACATTGTGACAAATGCAGAAAATTTGTGCAATCTGTTTGCTGAAATTGTTGAAATGGTTGGTTCAAAAAATGTGGTGCATTTAGTCACTGATAATGCTAGCAATTATAAGGCTGCTGGAACtttattaaatgaaagataTCCAACTATTTGCTGGTCTCCATGTGCTGCCCATTGTATCAATTTGATTTTGAAGGATATTGGTGAAATGGGTACTGTTAAATCTCTAGTGGCTCTTGCTGCTACAGTAACTGTTTTTGTGTATAATCATAAATATGTTCTAAATTGGCTGAGAAAAACTAATGGGTGGAGGGAGATTATTCGTCCGGGGGAGACTCGATTTGCCACCACTTTTATTGCACTAAAGAGCTTACATGATCACAAAGACAGCTTACAAGCTTTAGTCACTAGCGGAGATTACAAAAAGTTCTTGAAAATGAACAAAGGAAAAGAGGTCAAACAAATTGTTTTGGATGATAGATTTTGGAATAATTGTTTGATTACGGTGAGAATAATGGGTCCTATTATTCGGTTGTTGAGAGTTTGTGACACTGATGAAAGGCCTTCTTTGGGGTATGTGTATGAAGGTATGTTTAGAGCAATTACTGGAATCAAGAAGTTGTTCAGGAGTAGTGAAAGACTATATAAGCCTTACATTGATATCATCAATGACCGATGGGATAGGATGTTGAGGAAAAATTTGCATGCTACGGCATATTTTTTAAATCCCGCTTTTCAATATGACACCGCCACATTCTCTACACATCCAGAAATTACAAATGGTTTGTTGGATTACATAGAATCAAAGGTGGATTGGTGTAGTGTGGAAAATTTAACAAGAGAAATTGGAATGTATCGAGAGCGGGAGGGAAGTTTTGGCAGAAAACTTGCTATTCTTACTAGCAAGAAAGATAGACCAg AGAATTGGTGGAAGCTCTTTGGTTGTGATGCTCCCAACTTACAAAAACTTGCAATTCGGGTTTTGAGTCAAACAGCTTCTTCTTCAGGATGTGAGCGTAATTGGAGTGTTTTTGAACGTATTCATACTAAGAAAAGGAATAGGTTGGAGCATCAAAGGCTCAATGATCTTGTATATGTGCATTACAATTTGCGTTTGCAGTATAG gCATAATCAGCAAAAGAGATCGTATGATCCCGTTGATTATGAGTCAATTGATAAAACAGAATTTTGGGTGGTTGAAGAAGAACAAGAAGGGGAGCTTGATTATGAGGAGTTAGAGGAAGAGCTTGAAGAACTTCCAATTCATGGTCAATGTTCAAATTCTGAACAACTTGAAGGTTAG
- the LOC113726255 gene encoding amino acid permease 4 has product MLTRSRTLPSRIYNGVVEERQDFRHYLQVEVQPKPQQEAEAINLQANYSKCFDDDGRLKRTGTLWTATSHIITAVIGSGVLSLAWAIGQLGWVAGPTVMLLFAFVILYTSNLLSQCYRSGNPVTGPRNYTYMDAVKATLGGRKVKICGLIQYINLFGVAIGYTIAASVSMMAVKRSNCFHESNGKDPCHMTSNGYMITFGIIEIIFSQIPDFDQVWWLSIVAAVMSFTYSTVGLSLGIAKVAENKSFRGSLIGISIGTITHAGTVTATQKLWRSLQALGAIAFAYSYSIILIEIQDTIKAPPAEYKTMKKATLISIATTTVFYLLCGCMGYAAFGDDAPGNLLTGFGFYNPYWLLDIANVAIVIHLVGAYQVYCQPLFAFVEKWSAQRWSNGDFVTAEYDIPIPFYGVYQLNFFRLSWRTAFVIVTTIIAMLVPFFNDVVGILGALGFWPLTVYFPIEIYVAQKKIGRWTTQWIGLQILSAACLLVSLSAAIGSVAGVVLELKTYKPFKTSY; this is encoded by the exons ATGTTAACCAGGAGTAGAACCCTTCCCTCAAGAATTTATAATGGTGTT GTTGAAGAGAGGCAAGACTTCAGACACTATTTGCAGGTGGAAGTCCAACCCAAACCTCAACAGGAAGCTGAAGCAATTAATCTGCAAGCTAACTATTCCAAGTGCTTTGATGATGATGGCCGGTTAAAGAGAACAG GAACTCTTTGGACTGCAACATCCCATATAATCACAGCCGTCATTGGCTCCGGTGTGCTATCATTAGCATGGGCTATAGGACAACTTGGGTGGGTTGCTGGACCAACTGTCATGCTTCTTTTTGCTTTTGTAATTCTCTACACGTCCAACCTCCTATCACAGTGCTATAGGTCTGGGAATCCTGTAACTGGACCACGGAATTACACTTACATGGATGCTGTCAAGGCAACCTTAG GAGGGAGAAAAGTAAAAATCTGTGGACTAATTCAGTATATCAATTTATTTGGTGTGGCTATTGGCTACACAATTGCAGCATCAGTCAGCATGAT GGCAGtaaaaagatcaaattgcttcCATGAGAGCAATGGTAAAGATCCCTGTCATATGACAAGCAATGGATACATGATTACCTTTGGAATCATTGAAATCATATTCTCCCAGATCCCTGATTTTGACCAAGTATGGTGGCTGTCCATAGTTGCAGCAGTTATGTCCTTCACATACTCTACTGTTGGTCTTTCTCTTGGCATTGCCAAGGTTGCAG AAAATAAAAGTTTCAGAGGAAGCCTAATAGGCATCAGCATAGGTACCATAACACACGCTGGAACAGTTACTGCAACACAGAAGTTATGGAGGAGTCTACAAGCTCTAGGAGCCATAGCATTTGCATACTCTTACTCCATCATCCTCATTGAAATTCAG GATACCATCAAAGCCCCTCCAGCTGAATACAAAACcatgaagaaggcaactctaaTCAGCATTGCGACCACAACCGTATTCTATTTACTCTGTGGATGCATGGGATATGCTGCATTTGGGGACGATGCTCCAGGAAACCTTCTTACTGGTTTCGGATTTTATAATCCATATTGGCTATTAGACATAGCTAACGTAGCCATTGTCATCCATCTTGTTGGTGCCTATCAA GTCTACTGCCAGCCGTTATTTGCATTTGTGGAGAAATGGAGTGCACAAAGATGGTCAAATGGTGACTTTGTAACGGCAGAATATGACATACCTATCCCTTTTTATGGCGTGTACCAGCTCAATTTTTTCCGGCTGTCGTGGAGAACCGCTTTTGTAATTGTTACTACTATCATCGCCATGCTCGTGCCTTTCTTCAATGATGTTGTCGGCATACTGGGAGCTCTAGGATTTTGGCCATTGACAGTATACTTCCCCATCGAGATTTATGTTGCTCAGAAGAAGATTGGGCGATGGACAACTCAATGGATTGGTCTACAGATATTAAGTGCAGCTTGTCTCCTTGTTTCACTATCTGCAGCAATTGGTTCAGTGGCTGGTGTCGTTCTTGAACTCAAAACATACAAGCCCTTTAAAACTAGTTATTAG